In the genome of Fulvivirga maritima, one region contains:
- a CDS encoding DUF58 domain-containing protein — protein MKHLIKKLRKYEIQIRKAINSQMQGDFHSIFKGSGLEFDDVRTYQYGDDIRTIDWNVSAKGHGTFVKTFKEEKEQTVFFILDVSGSQEIGSPGKQKVDISKEICGVLSLAAIKQASQVGLVCFSDQKEKYVRPGKGPKQAYEVISSLSHLQPTSYLTDLSKAILWTLNAVKKRSVVIFISDFIDEGYQHNLKGLAKKHDVVMIRVTDKRETRLPKLGIVPVFEKESRKTIWVNTSFGNFRSRIKQNYADNEEELSIFAKKHQINFISVDTEEDYVPKLLKLFRVRNKTVKSV, from the coding sequence ATGAAACACCTTATAAAAAAACTACGAAAGTATGAAATACAAATCAGGAAGGCTATCAATAGCCAGATGCAAGGTGATTTTCATTCTATATTTAAAGGATCAGGGTTAGAATTTGATGATGTACGCACCTACCAGTATGGTGATGACATCCGTACTATTGACTGGAACGTAAGCGCAAAAGGGCATGGTACCTTTGTAAAAACCTTTAAAGAAGAAAAAGAACAAACTGTATTTTTTATACTCGATGTAAGTGGATCTCAGGAAATAGGCAGCCCTGGCAAACAAAAAGTGGATATCAGCAAAGAGATCTGCGGAGTACTTTCACTTGCTGCCATTAAGCAAGCCAGCCAGGTAGGACTCGTCTGTTTCTCTGACCAAAAGGAAAAATATGTAAGACCAGGGAAAGGCCCCAAGCAAGCTTATGAAGTCATTAGCAGCCTTAGCCACCTACAGCCTACTTCTTATCTTACTGATCTGAGCAAAGCCATATTATGGACGCTCAATGCTGTTAAAAAAAGAAGTGTAGTGATTTTTATTTCAGACTTTATAGATGAAGGGTATCAGCATAATCTCAAAGGCCTGGCCAAGAAGCATGATGTAGTAATGATCAGAGTTACCGACAAAAGAGAAACCAGACTGCCTAAATTGGGCATTGTACCAGTTTTTGAGAAAGAAAGCCGTAAAACTATTTGGGTAAACACCTCTTTTGGTAATTTTAGATCCAGAATAAAACAAAACTACGCTGACAACGAAGAGGAGCTATCTATTTTTGCTAAAAAGCATCAAATAAATTTCATTTCAGTAGATACTGAAGAAGATTATGTTCCTAAGCTTCTTAAATTATTTAGAGTAAGAAATAAAACCGTAAAGAGTGTTTAA
- a CDS encoding DUF1573 domain-containing protein yields the protein MKTFVAFIFGIFVICSALAQEATEAKNGPVMSFEEVKHEFGDIHQGDKVEYTFDFENTGNEPLVISNVQVTCGCTASDWPRDPIAPGQASKITIKFNSTGKMGAQNKVITIVSNAVNENNRLVITANVLPKESK from the coding sequence ATGAAGACCTTTGTAGCATTTATTTTTGGTATTTTCGTGATATGCAGTGCCTTAGCACAGGAAGCCACTGAAGCCAAGAATGGCCCGGTGATGTCATTTGAGGAAGTGAAGCATGAGTTTGGTGATATTCATCAAGGAGATAAGGTGGAATACACCTTCGATTTTGAGAATACAGGTAATGAGCCTTTAGTGATAAGCAATGTTCAGGTTACCTGCGGATGTACTGCTTCAGATTGGCCAAGAGACCCTATAGCACCAGGACAAGCATCTAAAATTACTATTAAATTTAACAGTACCGGTAAAATGGGAGCTCAGAATAAAGTAATTACTATTGTGAGTAACGCTGTAAATGAAAATAATAGATTGGTAATTACTGCTAACGTCCTTCCTAAGGAAAGTAAGTAA
- a CDS encoding endonuclease MutS2, which translates to MLYPKELEQKIGFDKIRDFLKERCLSDLGISIVNKIGYSTEIDQVEKLLFQTSEFLSILTSDEPFPTNYFYDVSSSLKGIRAEGTFLTEDEFLRVNNSLKTIVACIRFFRKREESYPYLSSMNGLVKFDETIIDAISQKIDDGGFVKDSASEGLAEVRRSLKGKHAQVRRALDSIYKNAVKDGYVPEGASLTVRDGRMVIPITAEYKRRIKGFVHDESATGQTVYLEPSEVLEGNNEIRELENAEKREVIKVLTRLTDRLRVDLQNIKRGYHYLSLIDFIRAKAKLAYDMEAVRPEITNKPFFDWREARHPILLMAYQASGRKVEPLSIVISEDQHFVVISGPNAGGKSVCLKTVALTQYMLQCGLLVPIREDSKAGIYQDIFIDIGDEQSIENDLSTYSSHLSNMKYFLQHADDSSLCLIDEFGTGTDPHYGGAIAEGILDQLVGKRAKGVITTHYSNIKHYAENKEKVVNGAMKYDVENLEPLYQLEIGKPGSSFSLEIARKIGLANTVTKYAREVIGRKGVDVDDLILKLEKQTQEIQRREQEALDLDKEVKSLKRRYDKLYQELEDNKRDIINKAKRDAASLLATTNKEIEKTIRHIKENKAEKKETIKMRNRLANLKEQVDVKPAVSKPKIEVVPGEIGVGDTVRFIDNQVTGEVIDVRGKDVEVKVGDLKTVVKKKRLEKISKAKAREITRSYGKPGSGMNLNQKVADFTGTLDVRGKRGEEVLGMVDKFIDDAMIANSSEVKILHGKGNGILKDLIRNHLKGSNVIESIHDEHVERGGAGISIVTLK; encoded by the coding sequence ATGCTATATCCTAAGGAATTAGAGCAGAAAATAGGATTTGATAAAATAAGAGATTTCTTAAAGGAGAGATGCCTTTCTGATTTAGGAATTTCAATAGTAAATAAAATAGGGTATTCTACTGAGATAGATCAGGTAGAAAAATTGTTATTTCAGACGTCAGAGTTTCTAAGTATTCTTACCTCTGATGAGCCTTTCCCTACCAATTATTTTTATGATGTATCGTCATCATTAAAGGGTATAAGAGCTGAAGGCACATTTTTGACCGAAGATGAATTTTTAAGAGTAAATAATTCTCTTAAAACCATCGTGGCTTGTATTAGATTCTTCAGAAAAAGGGAGGAGTCATACCCATATTTATCATCTATGAATGGCCTGGTGAAATTTGATGAGACCATTATAGATGCCATAAGTCAGAAAATTGATGATGGTGGGTTTGTAAAGGATTCGGCTAGTGAAGGCCTGGCAGAGGTGCGCAGAAGCCTGAAAGGCAAGCATGCTCAGGTGAGAAGAGCCCTTGATTCCATTTATAAGAATGCCGTTAAAGATGGTTACGTGCCAGAAGGTGCTTCGCTTACAGTAAGAGATGGCCGTATGGTTATTCCTATTACCGCTGAGTATAAGCGTAGAATAAAGGGTTTTGTGCATGATGAATCCGCTACCGGCCAAACTGTTTACCTGGAGCCTTCTGAGGTTTTGGAAGGGAACAATGAGATCAGAGAGTTAGAAAATGCTGAGAAAAGAGAAGTAATAAAAGTATTAACTCGCCTGACTGACAGGCTGAGGGTGGATCTACAAAATATTAAAAGAGGATATCACTACCTGTCTTTAATAGATTTTATTAGAGCAAAAGCCAAGTTAGCTTATGACATGGAGGCGGTACGTCCTGAAATCACTAACAAGCCGTTTTTTGATTGGCGGGAGGCCAGGCACCCTATATTGCTGATGGCTTACCAGGCTAGTGGCAGAAAGGTGGAGCCTTTGAGTATTGTAATAAGTGAAGATCAACATTTTGTAGTCATTAGTGGTCCTAACGCCGGGGGTAAATCTGTGTGCCTTAAAACAGTGGCTCTTACGCAGTATATGTTGCAATGCGGCCTGTTGGTGCCCATTAGAGAGGATTCAAAAGCCGGTATTTACCAAGATATATTTATTGATATAGGTGATGAGCAGTCAATTGAGAATGACCTTAGTACGTATAGTTCCCACCTTTCTAATATGAAGTACTTTCTGCAACATGCAGATGATTCCTCTCTTTGTTTAATAGATGAATTTGGTACAGGTACAGATCCTCACTATGGAGGAGCCATCGCAGAGGGGATTCTAGATCAGCTGGTAGGAAAAAGAGCTAAGGGTGTAATTACCACTCACTATAGTAACATTAAGCACTATGCCGAAAATAAGGAGAAAGTGGTTAATGGTGCCATGAAGTATGATGTGGAAAACCTGGAGCCGCTATATCAATTGGAGATAGGTAAGCCTGGTAGTTCGTTTTCATTAGAAATAGCCAGAAAGATAGGCTTGGCTAATACTGTAACCAAGTATGCTCGCGAGGTAATTGGCAGAAAAGGTGTAGATGTAGATGACCTGATTTTGAAACTGGAAAAGCAGACTCAGGAGATACAAAGACGTGAGCAGGAGGCTTTAGATTTGGATAAAGAAGTAAAAAGCCTCAAAAGAAGGTATGATAAGCTGTATCAAGAGCTGGAAGATAATAAGAGGGATATTATTAATAAAGCCAAAAGAGATGCTGCTTCTTTACTTGCTACCACTAATAAGGAGATAGAAAAGACCATACGTCATATTAAGGAGAATAAGGCTGAGAAGAAGGAAACCATTAAGATGAGGAATCGTCTGGCGAACCTAAAAGAACAGGTAGATGTAAAGCCAGCAGTTTCTAAGCCCAAAATAGAAGTAGTGCCTGGCGAAATAGGCGTGGGAGATACCGTAAGGTTTATAGATAATCAGGTGACAGGAGAGGTGATAGATGTAAGAGGTAAAGATGTAGAAGTGAAAGTCGGCGACCTGAAAACGGTAGTGAAGAAGAAGCGGCTGGAGAAAATTTCTAAGGCTAAGGCCAGAGAAATTACCAGAAGCTATGGTAAGCCAGGTTCAGGCATGAATCTCAATCAAAAAGTAGCGGACTTTACCGGCACCCTAGATGTAAGAGGTAAGAGGGGAGAAGAAGTATTAGGTATGGTAGATAAGTTTATAGATGATGCCATGATAGCCAATAGCTCAGAAGTGAAAATTCTCCATGGTAAGGGCAATGGCATCTTGAAAGATTTGATCAGGAATCACTTGAAGGGCTCTAACGTGATTGAAAGCATTCATGATGAACACGTAGAGCGTGGTGGAGCCGGAATAAGTATAGTGACCTTAAAATAA
- a CDS encoding ATP-dependent DNA helicase, translating into MPRPSQILKNKFPFEPTPGQLRLFEQVDRFLEEKREKSVLIIKGYAGTGKTTVVSTLTQVLPLFNSKFVLMAPTGRAAKVMSQYAHRVAFTIHKRIYKQVGNETEGPSFQRQKNYSKNTVFIVDEASMINEDRSYGSRGLLSDLFDFVFSEESNKLILIGDDAQLPPVGQLISPALDKDYLEGAYSASVHHAMLTEVMRQEGDSGILMNATGLRNLLSTEKPQIQFTTKGHQDIFKMTGERMEDGLRYAYDNFGMENTIIICRSNKLANNYNQYIRNRIHFYESELEVGEMLMIVKNNYLFTPDDVPGSFLANGDFVEVMKIVSFEEMYGYRFATLHLRMVDYPTETTFEAKVILDTLHSETPSLTSEQNRELYEAVSEDYQDLASVRERREAIKKDPYMNALQVKFAYALTCHKSQGGQWNAVFVDQGYLKEDGIDAEYVRWLYTAVTRATDQLFLVNFNKKMFVS; encoded by the coding sequence ATGCCAAGACCATCTCAGATATTAAAAAATAAATTTCCTTTTGAACCTACTCCGGGACAGCTCCGTCTCTTTGAACAGGTAGATCGTTTTTTGGAAGAGAAGCGCGAAAAATCGGTATTAATAATTAAGGGGTATGCTGGTACGGGTAAAACTACTGTAGTAAGTACGCTTACTCAGGTATTGCCGCTTTTTAACTCCAAGTTTGTACTTATGGCGCCTACAGGTAGGGCGGCTAAGGTGATGTCTCAATATGCTCATAGAGTAGCTTTCACTATTCATAAACGAATTTACAAACAAGTGGGTAATGAGACGGAAGGCCCCTCTTTTCAGCGACAAAAGAACTATTCTAAAAACACTGTCTTTATAGTAGATGAGGCGTCTATGATCAATGAAGATAGGAGTTATGGAAGTAGGGGCTTGCTGAGTGATTTGTTTGATTTTGTGTTTTCTGAAGAAAGTAATAAGCTTATTTTAATAGGAGATGATGCTCAGCTTCCGCCAGTAGGTCAGCTGATTAGTCCTGCTTTAGATAAAGATTACCTAGAAGGAGCATATTCTGCTTCAGTGCATCATGCTATGCTTACAGAAGTGATGCGGCAGGAAGGGGATTCTGGTATTCTAATGAATGCTACAGGATTAAGAAATTTGCTTTCCACTGAAAAGCCACAGATTCAGTTTACCACCAAAGGCCATCAGGATATATTTAAAATGACAGGTGAGCGAATGGAAGATGGCCTTAGGTACGCTTATGATAATTTTGGTATGGAGAATACTATTATCATTTGCAGATCAAACAAACTGGCAAATAATTATAATCAATATATCAGAAATAGGATTCACTTTTATGAATCAGAGCTGGAGGTAGGTGAAATGCTCATGATAGTGAAGAACAACTATTTATTTACACCTGATGATGTGCCTGGCAGCTTCCTGGCTAATGGTGACTTTGTGGAGGTAATGAAGATTGTGTCTTTTGAGGAAATGTATGGCTATCGTTTTGCTACGCTCCATCTGCGCATGGTAGATTACCCCACCGAAACCACTTTTGAGGCTAAAGTAATCCTGGATACGCTGCACTCAGAAACACCTTCTCTGACTTCAGAGCAAAACAGGGAGCTGTATGAGGCGGTGAGTGAAGACTATCAGGATCTGGCTTCAGTAAGAGAAAGAAGGGAAGCAATAAAAAAGGACCCTTATATGAATGCCTTGCAGGTGAAATTTGCCTATGCCCTTACCTGTCATAAATCTCAGGGTGGGCAGTGGAATGCTGTTTTTGTAGATCAGGGATATCTCAAAGAAGACGGCATAGATGCAGAGTATGTGAGGTGGCTTTATACGGCCGTAACCCGTGCTACTGATCAGCTCTTTTTGGTGAATTTTAATAAAAAAATGTTTGTTAGTTAG
- a CDS encoding LysE family translocator has product MYIVNGALFGLLLMVLVGPVFFTLIQTSLEKGFNKAILVALGIFFSDAMFIGLAYLGVSQFVNKSGYNAWIGYIGGVILTIFGIYYLVKFRRPVNMSAKSVSVKGTFRFIFKGFLINGISPFVLLFWVGAMSLATVRYGYHGHKLLGFFLTIMIIALSSDIMKAYLAGKLRRLFTPRLFKILNLVVGLAMIGFGIHMFIFSI; this is encoded by the coding sequence ATGTATATTGTCAATGGAGCATTGTTTGGTCTTTTGCTCATGGTGCTGGTTGGCCCGGTGTTTTTTACACTAATACAAACCAGCTTAGAAAAAGGCTTTAACAAGGCTATTTTAGTAGCTTTAGGTATTTTTTTTAGTGATGCCATGTTTATAGGCTTAGCTTATTTAGGGGTATCACAGTTTGTAAATAAGTCAGGATATAATGCCTGGATAGGATATATAGGAGGAGTGATTCTTACCATTTTTGGTATATACTATCTGGTGAAATTCCGAAGACCAGTAAACATGTCGGCCAAATCGGTATCTGTAAAAGGTACCTTCAGGTTTATTTTCAAAGGCTTTTTAATAAATGGCATAAGTCCTTTTGTACTCTTATTTTGGGTAGGAGCTATGAGTCTGGCTACAGTCAGGTATGGGTATCACGGTCATAAGCTGTTAGGCTTTTTCCTTACCATAATGATCATAGCGCTCTCAAGCGATATTATGAAAGCCTATTTAGCCGGTAAACTCAGGCGATTATTTACGCCAAGATTATTTAAAATATTGAATTTGGTAGTAGGCCTGGCCATGATTGGTTTCGGCATACATATGTTCATATTCAGTATTTAG
- a CDS encoding DUF4296 domain-containing protein — MRTKIFIICYLFLVSCSSSDDVPEGILEKDEMISIMLDMYLAEGKVNNLRITRDSSLAIFNAYEKALYEKHNVSDSVYRESLTYYYDHPMQLEKVYESVLDSLNLKQERLKEKKEEEGEGKDKPKEGDAADKDEEKDKNKE; from the coding sequence ATGAGAACGAAAATTTTTATTATATGTTATCTTTTTTTGGTGAGTTGTTCGTCTAGCGATGACGTGCCTGAAGGGATTCTCGAAAAAGATGAGATGATATCAATTATGCTGGATATGTATCTTGCTGAAGGTAAGGTGAATAATCTGCGAATAACCAGAGATTCTTCCTTAGCCATCTTTAATGCTTATGAAAAGGCACTTTATGAAAAACATAACGTGTCAGATAGCGTATACCGAGAAAGTTTAACATATTATTATGATCATCCTATGCAGCTGGAGAAGGTGTATGAATCAGTGTTGGATAGTCTTAACCTAAAGCAGGAACGCCTCAAAGAGAAGAAGGAAGAGGAAGGAGAAGGCAAGGATAAGCCCAAAGAAGGTGATGCAGCTGATAAGGATGAAGAAAAGGATAAAAACAAGGAGTAA
- a CDS encoding vWA domain-containing protein codes for MTSNANLEMPWYSLKWFSTTTFNNFTWENPLVLYALLAIPIFIILRWVIRHYLNQKLPVALTKSQIKSNPTNLVRVLPDLLFIAFIALIIVALARPQKTNEKVEQWTEGIDIMLVVDISQSMQIEDFKPNRLEAAKNVAEDFIDGRFQDRIGMVIFSGDAYSLSPLTTDYELLKSYIEDINFDMIENRGTAIGSALAVATNRMRESDSKSKVVILLSDGDNTAGNIDPLTAAKLAAAYDIKIYSIAIGKEGKVPFGKDFFGRPRMIENTMDETTLREIAKIGEGQFYRVSDNEALQQVFDLIDKYEKAEIKESRYKDTTDFYRNYLIWAICFFLLWLLLKSTFISNVLQD; via the coding sequence ATGACTAGTAATGCGAATCTGGAAATGCCATGGTACTCATTAAAATGGTTTTCTACTACTACTTTTAACAACTTCACCTGGGAAAATCCATTGGTACTGTATGCTCTATTGGCTATTCCTATTTTCATTATACTCAGGTGGGTTATCAGGCACTACCTTAACCAAAAGCTACCGGTAGCACTTACTAAAAGTCAAATAAAATCTAACCCTACTAACTTAGTAAGGGTACTTCCTGACTTATTATTTATAGCTTTTATAGCGCTAATAATAGTAGCACTGGCCAGACCTCAAAAGACTAATGAAAAAGTAGAGCAATGGACTGAGGGTATTGATATTATGCTAGTAGTAGATATCTCTCAATCTATGCAAATAGAAGACTTTAAACCTAACCGTCTGGAAGCAGCAAAAAATGTGGCTGAAGACTTTATTGATGGCCGCTTTCAGGACAGAATAGGTATGGTAATCTTTTCGGGAGATGCCTACTCTCTCTCTCCCCTCACTACAGACTATGAACTACTAAAGTCATACATAGAGGATATTAACTTTGATATGATTGAGAACAGAGGTACCGCTATAGGTAGTGCTCTGGCAGTGGCCACTAACCGTATGCGTGAGTCTGACTCAAAATCTAAGGTGGTAATACTCTTAAGTGATGGTGATAATACTGCAGGGAATATAGATCCTCTCACTGCAGCCAAACTTGCTGCCGCTTATGATATAAAAATCTATTCTATAGCCATTGGTAAAGAAGGTAAAGTTCCTTTCGGTAAAGACTTCTTTGGTAGACCTAGAATGATAGAAAACACCATGGATGAAACCACCCTGCGTGAGATTGCCAAAATTGGCGAAGGACAGTTCTATAGAGTATCTGATAATGAAGCCCTTCAGCAGGTATTTGACCTGATTGATAAGTATGAAAAAGCCGAAATAAAAGAATCCAGATATAAGGACACCACTGATTTTTACAGGAATTACCTCATCTGGGCTATTTGTTTCTTTTTACTTTGGCTTTTATTAAAATCTACTTTTATCTCAAACGTGCTTCAAGACTAA
- a CDS encoding YggS family pyridoxal phosphate-dependent enzyme, with the protein MDIKNNIKEFQNYLSDKSCRLVAVSKTKPIELLQEAYNEGVRIFGENKVQELTDKYEVLPKDIEWHMIGHLQRNKVKYIAPFVSLIHSVDTFKLLKEINKQGAKNERVISCLLQIHIAKEETKFGLSEEELLEIINSEEIKSLNNVKVVGLMGMATFTDNEDQVRKEFRYLKNLFDKTAGLALPENIEMQELSMGMSGDYELAIEEGSTLIRVGSAIFGARNYDK; encoded by the coding sequence GTGGATATCAAAAACAATATTAAAGAATTTCAAAATTATTTGTCGGACAAATCGTGCAGATTAGTTGCCGTAAGTAAAACTAAACCTATCGAACTTCTACAAGAAGCTTATAATGAAGGGGTTAGGATTTTCGGAGAAAACAAAGTTCAGGAGCTCACTGACAAATATGAAGTCCTTCCAAAGGATATAGAATGGCACATGATCGGTCATTTACAGCGCAACAAGGTGAAGTATATAGCGCCTTTTGTAAGCCTCATTCACTCAGTTGACACCTTTAAATTACTAAAGGAAATAAACAAGCAAGGAGCCAAAAATGAACGAGTGATCTCATGCCTGCTACAGATACATATAGCTAAAGAAGAAACCAAGTTCGGTCTTTCTGAAGAAGAGCTTTTAGAGATTATTAACTCCGAAGAAATAAAATCTCTGAATAACGTTAAGGTGGTAGGTTTAATGGGCATGGCTACTTTCACTGATAATGAGGATCAGGTAAGGAAAGAATTCCGATACCTTAAAAATTTGTTTGACAAAACTGCTGGCTTAGCTTTACCCGAAAATATAGAAATGCAAGAACTATCTATGGGCATGAGTGGTGACTATGAACTAGCAATAGAAGAAGGAAGTACCCTCATAAGAGTAGGTAGTGCTATTTTTGGAGCAAGAAATTATGACAAGTAA
- a CDS encoding GH3 family domain-containing protein, with translation MPILGTLLKKGIRIRESLDQEYSNPYDLQKQELKKLLITASQTQFGKYYSFDRILESYKELDPKAFFQLFKELIPIHNYNKMYDDWWRMAQDGKSDVCWPGNVKYFALSSGTSEASSKYIPITRDMKKAIQKTSIRQILSLSKYDLPSEIFQGGILMLGGSTHLNNRGSYFEGDLSGIQAAQLPFWFQHFYKPGKRIAQTRDWEEKLNEIAKKAKDWNISIIVGVPAWIQILMEKILDYNKVDNIHEIWPNLTVYVHGGVSFDPYRKGFRRLLGRDIHYIETYLASEGFIAFQGKPDTRNMKMVLNNGSFYEFVPFEEQNFDENGDILPSAQTLMIDEVEEGKEYALLLSSCAGAWRYMIGDVVKIVSKEEAEIVITGRTKHFLSLCGEHMSVDNMNKAIEMLADELNITIPEFTVSGIPHGTLFAHHWYIGTDDAIKISADEVRDKLDGYLKELNDDYKVERSAALRDVFVDVLPVSTFYRWMESKGKVGGQNKFPRVIKSHQYDDWKEFIKADL, from the coding sequence ATGCCTATTTTGGGTACTTTATTAAAGAAAGGAATTCGAATCAGAGAGAGTCTTGACCAAGAATATTCGAATCCTTACGATTTGCAAAAGCAAGAACTCAAGAAGTTATTAATAACTGCCAGTCAGACCCAGTTTGGTAAATACTATAGCTTCGATAGAATATTAGAATCATATAAGGAATTAGATCCAAAGGCCTTTTTTCAACTTTTCAAAGAGTTAATCCCTATTCATAATTACAATAAAATGTATGATGACTGGTGGCGAATGGCTCAAGATGGAAAGTCAGACGTTTGCTGGCCGGGGAATGTCAAATATTTTGCTTTAAGTTCTGGTACTTCAGAGGCTTCTTCTAAATATATCCCTATTACCAGAGATATGAAAAAGGCCATACAGAAGACCAGTATAAGGCAAATTTTATCCCTTTCGAAGTATGATCTGCCGTCAGAAATTTTTCAGGGAGGCATTTTAATGTTGGGTGGCAGTACGCACCTAAATAATAGAGGAAGTTATTTTGAAGGAGATTTGAGTGGTATTCAGGCGGCACAATTGCCTTTTTGGTTTCAACATTTTTATAAGCCAGGTAAGCGTATTGCTCAAACTCGCGATTGGGAAGAGAAGCTAAATGAAATAGCTAAGAAGGCTAAGGACTGGAATATTAGCATTATAGTGGGAGTGCCAGCCTGGATTCAGATTCTCATGGAGAAAATACTGGACTATAATAAAGTAGATAACATCCATGAAATATGGCCCAACTTAACGGTATATGTACATGGAGGAGTGTCTTTTGATCCTTATAGAAAGGGATTTAGAAGGCTTCTGGGTAGAGATATTCATTATATAGAGACCTACCTTGCTTCGGAAGGTTTTATTGCTTTTCAGGGTAAGCCAGATACTCGCAACATGAAAATGGTGCTTAACAATGGTTCTTTTTATGAGTTTGTGCCTTTTGAAGAGCAAAATTTTGATGAGAATGGAGATATTCTTCCTTCTGCCCAAACGCTAATGATAGATGAAGTGGAAGAAGGCAAAGAATATGCTTTATTGCTATCATCTTGTGCAGGAGCCTGGAGGTATATGATAGGAGATGTGGTGAAGATAGTTTCTAAAGAAGAAGCTGAGATTGTGATAACAGGGCGTACCAAACACTTCCTCAGCTTGTGTGGTGAGCATATGTCGGTAGATAATATGAATAAGGCCATAGAAATGCTGGCCGATGAATTAAACATAACCATTCCTGAATTTACGGTATCCGGTATTCCGCATGGCACTTTGTTCGCTCATCATTGGTACATAGGTACAGATGATGCTATCAAGATCAGTGCCGATGAAGTAAGGGATAAGCTCGATGGATACCTGAAAGAGTTAAACGATGATTATAAAGTAGAAAGAAGTGCCGCTCTGCGAGATGTGTTTGTAGATGTGCTTCCGGTAAGTACTTTCTATAGGTGGATGGAGTCAAAAGGAAAAGTTGGAGGGCAAAATAAATTCCCTCGTGTCATTAAAAGTCATCAGTATGATGATTGGAAGGAATTTATTAAGGCAGATTTGTAA
- a CDS encoding DUF423 domain-containing protein has protein sequence MTSKSKNILVTACVLGALSVIIGAFGSHGLKPLLIENGRLDTFEIGVRYQFYHTLALLAIGIIHAQWEVKLLSYAAYSTFIGTLIFSGSLYILCITNTPVLGAITPFGGVLMILGWILFLIGITKIQKAAS, from the coding sequence ATGACAAGTAAAAGCAAGAATATTCTGGTTACAGCCTGCGTACTGGGGGCTTTATCCGTAATAATTGGCGCATTTGGCTCTCACGGGCTAAAGCCTCTATTAATAGAAAATGGCCGATTAGATACTTTTGAAATAGGCGTTCGGTATCAGTTTTATCATACCTTGGCTTTATTGGCTATCGGAATTATCCATGCCCAATGGGAAGTGAAACTATTGAGCTATGCTGCCTACAGTACTTTTATAGGCACCCTTATTTTCAGCGGATCTTTATACATATTATGCATTACTAACACCCCTGTATTAGGAGCAATAACTCCCTTTGGAGGTGTACTGATGATCCTCGGCTGGATACTCTTTTTAATAGGAATTACTAAAATACAAAAGGCTGCCTCTTAA
- a CDS encoding ABC transporter ATP-binding protein, protein MQISVEKLGKRYINEWIFKDFNYTFEQGKGYALTGHNGSGKSTLLTILSGYHLPSTGKIIYQAGDKIIPAEQAFASFTVATPYMELIEGFSLAEHLDFHFKFRDIQKGISPQEVMEVALLEKSANKYVQNFSSGMKQRLKLALAFYTKSDYILLDEPTSNLDAQGIAWYQEEMKKVISTERSVIIASNQPEEYKSYCPQEIALTNFKTS, encoded by the coding sequence ATGCAAATATCCGTTGAAAAGCTGGGTAAACGTTATATCAACGAATGGATATTTAAAGACTTCAACTATACTTTTGAGCAAGGAAAAGGGTATGCACTTACTGGCCATAACGGCAGCGGTAAGTCTACTCTTCTCACTATTTTAAGCGGCTACCACTTGCCATCAACAGGTAAAATCATTTACCAGGCAGGCGACAAAATTATACCTGCAGAACAAGCCTTTGCTTCCTTTACCGTAGCTACGCCTTATATGGAACTCATTGAAGGCTTTTCACTAGCTGAGCATCTTGATTTTCATTTTAAATTCAGAGATATTCAAAAAGGAATAAGTCCACAAGAAGTAATGGAAGTGGCTTTACTGGAGAAATCAGCCAATAAATATGTTCAGAATTTCTCTTCAGGCATGAAGCAAAGGCTAAAATTGGCCCTTGCGTTCTACACCAAAAGCGATTACATACTGCTAGACGAACCAACTTCAAACCTTGATGCTCAAGGTATTGCCTGGTACCAGGAAGAAATGAAGAAGGTAATCAGTACAGAGAGATCAGTGATCATTGCCAGCAACCAACCTGAGGAATATAAGTCTTACTGCCCCCAGGAAATAGCCCTGACTAATTTCAAAACGTCTTAA